The genomic stretch GGGAAGTAGTAATGTATAGATACGCGATGAGTGTACTGGTATCCGTGGTTTTGTCCTGCGGTATGGGCAATGCCCAGACAATCAATGAGTATACTGTCAAACGTACTGCGGTTCCGCCTGTCATTGACGGGCATCTGACAGAAGCAGCATGGGAGGAAGCCGCAACCACCGGGACGTTTGTCGTATACACCGATGGCGCTATGGCTGTTTACCCGACACGGGCGAAGATGCTCTGGGACGACACCAGCCTCTATATCGCATTCATCTGTGAAGACCCCGATGTCTGGGCAACGTATACCGCACATGACGCCCACCTCTGGGAAGAGGAGGTTACGGAGATATTCATCGATCCGGACGGCGACGGTCTGGACTATCTCGAATTCGAGATAAGCCCCCTCGGCACCCTGCTCGATCTGCGCATGACCAAGGCTTATTCCGAGGGCGGGAAGAGCGATTTCGCATGGAATCTCGATGGTTTCACCGCGGGTATCGGTGTGGAGGGAACCCTGAACGATAAAAGCGATACCGATGTGCGGTGGATATGCGAGGCTGCATTGCCGTTCAAGGGACTGGCGTTCACCGCGCCCACCATGAATTTTCCGCCCAAAAACGGCGATGCATGGCGTCTCAATCTCTACCGGTACGAGTATATACGCGCCGAGGGCGTCTCGCCGGAGCTCACCG from bacterium encodes the following:
- a CDS encoding T9SS type A sorting domain-containing protein, which produces MYRYAMSVLVSVVLSCGMGNAQTINEYTVKRTAVPPVIDGHLTEAAWEEAATTGTFVVYTDGAMAVYPTRAKMLWDDTSLYIAFICEDPDVWATYTAHDAHLWEEEVTEIFIDPDGDGLDYLEFEISPLGTLLDLRMTKAYSEGGKSDFAWNLDGFTAGIGVEGTLNDKSDTDVRWICEAALPFKGLAFTAPTMNFPPKNGDAWRLNLYRYEYIRAEGVSPELTAWNQTDKRGFHAPDKFGRVIFSDETLPTQTSVDRSDAPGTPFGITGNYPNPFNPSTEIGFSVPSAGYVSMDVFNILGQHIGALVSGYYSPGIYSAAWSGKTDKGMSVPSGIYFVRLQMGEQVVSHRMLLMR